The DNA segment ttggtgcagggatgtaaatccttgacacctcaggatttgtggatcccacaggatcatctcaggatctgtggaccccacaggatccccacctacctcaaatTACCTtttctcctcttcacacaacccaataaacactcttccccaaaacccttcaccaatcacctcaatctctcttccctatcacctcttcaccactcacatccacccactcttccccaaaaatcccacctaccttaaaaattcaaattctcttttccacccaaacccaccctaaatagccgaacctactccctctcccttcactatataaacccctatatccttctttattttcacaaaccacaaccctctcttcttcaccttggccgaaaccacacacttctccctttcctccatattttcttcttcttcttcttcttctttcttctcttgctcgagggagagcaatattctaagtttggggtggtaaaagcatagcttttttgtttttccataaccattgatggcacctaaggccgaagaaacctctagaaaagggaaaggaaagacaaaagcttccacctccgagtcatgagagatggagagattcatctccaaagcccatcaagaccacttctatgaagttgtggccaagaagaaggtgatccccgaggtacctttcaagctcaagaaaaatgagtatccggagatccgacatgagatccaaagaagaggttgggaagttctgaccaaccctattcaacaagttagaatcttaatggtttaagagttctatgccaatgcatggatcactaggaaccatgatcaaagtgtgaacccgaatccaaagaattatcttacaatggttcgggggaaatacttagattttagtctgaaAAATGTGagattggcattcaacttgcccatgatgcaaggagatgcacgcctctacactagaagagtcaactttgatcaaaggttggacgaagtccttatggacatatgtgtggaaggagctcaatagccggttcaattaagaagactggacctcaagcctgtggctagaagatggttggagttcatccaacgttcCATCATCTCCACTAGCAACcaatctgaagttactgtggatcgggccatcatgatctatagcatcatgattggagaggaagtagaagttcatgaagtcatctcccttgaattctacaaaatagccaaaaagccctctaccttggcaaggctagcttttcctcatcttatttgctatctatgctactcagctggagttatcatagaaggagacatcctcattgaagaggacaagcccatcactaagaagaggatggagcaaacaagagagcccactcatggatcccaagagatgcatgaggaagctcatcaccaaggaatcccggagatgcctcaagggatgcactttcctcccaacaactattgggaacaactcaacacttctctagaagacttgagttacaatatggatcaattaagggtggaacatcaagaacactccatcattctccatgaaattagagaagatcaaagagcaacgagggaggagcaacaaaggcaaggaagagacatagaagagctcaaggacatcattggttcttcaagaagaaagcgccaccatcactaaggtggactcattccttgttcttatttctctgtttttcgatttttgagctttatgttatctatgtttgtgtctttattacatgatcattagtatgtagtaactatgtcttaaagctatgaataattccatgaatccttcacctttcttaaatgaaacatgtttttaatacaaaagaacaagaagtacatgattttcgaatttatccttgaatttagtttaattatattgatgtggtgacaatactttttgttttctgaatgaatgcttgaacagtgcatattttttttatcttgttgtttatgaatgttaaaattgttggctcttgaaagaatgatgaacaaagtgaaatgctattgataatctgaaaaatcatgaaattgattcttgaagcaagaaaaagcaatgaatagcaaaagcttgcgaaaaaaaatggcgaaaaaaataatagaaagaaaaagaaaaagcaagcaaaaaaagccaatagcccttaaaaccaaaaggcaagggtaaaaaggatccaaggctttgagcatcaatggataggagggcccaaggaaataaaatccaggcctaagcggctaaatcaagctgtccctaaccatgtgcttgttgcatgcaggtccaagtgaaaagcttaagactgagtggttaaagtcgtgatccaaagcaaaaaaaagagtgtgcttaagagctctggacacctctaactggggactttagcaaagctgagtcacaatctgaaaaggttcacccagtcatgtgtctgtggcatttatgtatccggtNNNNNNNNNNNNNNNNNNNNNNNNNNNNNNNNNNNNNNNNNNNNNNNNNNNNNNNNNNNNNNNNNNNNNNNNNNNNNNNNNNNNNNNNNNNNNNNNNNNNNNNNNNNNNNNNNNNNNNNNNNNNNNNNNNNNNNNNNNNNNNNNNNNNNNNNNNNNNNNNNNNNNNNNNNNNNNNNNNNNNNNNNNNNNNNNNNNNNNNNNNNNNNNNNNNNNNNNNNNattcacatttctggactttactatgagtttgtgtgtttttctataatttcaggtattttctggctgaaattgagggtcctgagcaaaactctgatagaaggctgacaaaggactgctgatgctttTGGATTCTGAccaccctgcactcgaaatagattttctggagctagagaactccaaatggcgcgctctcaacggcgttggaaagtatacatccagagctttccagaaatatataatagtccatactttattcgtgattagacgatgtaaactggcgctcaacgccagttccatgctgcattctagagtcaaacgccagaaatacgtcacgaaccagagttgaacgccagaaacacgttacaacttggcgttcaactccaaaagaagcctctgcacgtgtaaagctcaagctcatcccaagcacacaccaagtgggccccggaagtggatttctgcatcaattatttacttctataaaccctagtagctagtctagtataaataggacattttactattgtattagacatctttggtctcagttttaatccatcattcatcttaggagactattgatcacgttcatgggggctagccattcggccatgcctggaccttcatcacttgtgtatttcaacggtggagtttctacacaccatagattaagggtgtggagctctgctgtacctcaagttttaattcaattactactattttctattcaattcagtttattcctgttctaagatattcgttgcacttcaccatgatgaatgtgatgatccatgacactcatcatcattctcacctatgaacgcgtgactgacaaccacttccgttctaccttagaccgggcgcgtatctcttggattccttaatcagaatcttcatggtataagctagaattgatggcggcattcatgagaatccagaaattctaaaccttgtctgtggtattccgagtaggattcagggattgaatgactgtgacgagcttcaaactcgcgattgttgggcgtgatgacaaacgcaaaaggatcaagggattctattccgacatgatcgagaacccatagatgattagccgtgctgtcacagagcatttggaccattttcattgagaggatgggatgtagccattgacaacggtgatgccctacatacagcttgctatggaaaggagtaagaaggattgaaggaaggcagtaggaaagcagagattcagaaggagcacagcatcttcatacgcctatctgaaattcccatcaatgatttacataagtatttctatctttattttctgtttatttattattattattatttgaaaactccataaccatttattatcctcctgactgagattttcaaaatgatcatagcttgcttcataccaacaatctccgtgggatcgacccttactcacgtaaggtttattacttggacgactcagtgcacttgctggttagttatgcgaggttgtgaagaaagtgctgagttataaacgcgcataccaagttgagtgccattattagagatcacaattttgtgcaccaaaagccatgaaggagaagaataaaATGGCTCAGTGAACTATGATGACCCAAGCTATGTGCTTTTCACTCCTTACCCCAATCCTTGGCCATTCACCTATATTATAAAGGAGTGAAGTTTCAAGGCTTGAAACATTGCTTCAGCACATATTGATTTTTCTTCTCCCAAGATTAGAATGCAACAACAGCATTCACAGAGGAGAGAGCAGTGACATACAACCATACTTTCAATCTTCTCTTTCAACCTTTTTCATCTTGCTTCTTGAATCTGAGCCATGCATCCTTGCTTTGGCCCtaagtgtaattttttatatttgataagcAACATAGAGCACCATTGACTTcagtttctttatttttcaattcgGTGCTTGTTCAAAGTTGATTTCTTTACCGTTCCTTGATGAAGCACAAATGGAGAAATCACCTtattgtgattttatttttagattagatctttcttttttgttatagCCCCTTTACTTTCTCTTCTTTGCTTGAAAATGGAAACTAGCTTTTTGATCTTCCCTTTGCTCTAGCTTCAAAacttttctattctttctttttgtttcagaGTGATGTGAtgtaaaagaaagagaagagagagttttGGTTTCGATGGTGTGGAGTGTTTGAATGAAATGAAAATCAAGTTCAGAAGAGTGAGTTTTGGTTATAGACCACCGTATGGGCTTAAGTTTGATTATGGGCcaatttgttttctttctttattggGCTTGACATTTGCTTTTGTTTCTTATGAGTGATATAGTGAGTATAGCAGATATCTTCTTGAGTTATATTGTGTATGTATATGGGCTTGACTTAGTTTGGGATCATTTTTATGCTTTTTGGGCCAGTGTGATTAATTCAAATTCTGCACACTAAACAAAAAACATTACACAAACAATTTGATATTAATCAAATAATGTTTAGTTATCATCTTAATCATAGTTTAGTTCTCTAAACTCAACACTTTTCAAATGAATTTTATCAGTACTTAAGGGATGAAGGCATAGCTCATATATAGACTTACATGTCCGTATACTCcacaagaaaataaatggcCTTGCTGAAAGGAAGTATAGACACATAGTAGAGACTGGTCTAACTCTACCAGCTACTACTTTTCTTCCCTTATACTATTTAGATGAAGCTTTCTCTATTGTTATTACAATCGTATGCTTTCTGTTGTTATAAATAACAAATCACCTTATGAACTCTTATTTCATCATGCTTTAAACTATGGTTTTCTTAAGGTGTTTGGTTGTTTATGCTATTTTAACATGAGACCCTGCAATCAACACAAACCTGAGTTAAGATCTCAACCTTATTTGTTTCTTCGTTACTCTACAAATAAAAAAGGTTACAAATGCTTATGTGCAAATGGCAAACTCATAATTTCTAGGGATGTTATATTTCATGAgaataaattttcatttatgacagtatttaaaaaaatcagacaatcactttttttttctagcACATATATTGTTTCTGAACTCTTACCTACTATCCCAGTTCTCCCCTTCTCATATAGATCCTCATAATCATATTAACGTATTTGTTTACTCTAATAATCACCATTCAAAAgaatcatataattataattatctaCCAGATTCTTCATCTTTAGATAACAGTACATCTCTTAGAAATACTTTAcctcaacagcaacaacaatttTGTCCTACACATGCTGATAATCTAATACCTATCTCAAAATATTGAGATCAACTTACCTTTTACGTCATCATCTTGTAACTTAAATCCTACCACGAATCAAAATTTACATTCAATGAAGACAAGGTCTAAAACTGGAGCCTTGCAACTAAAGGCACTATATGTTACTTCATCTGATGCAGATTTAGGCCGTTCCCATCAAATTTCCAAGTCTGTTTAAATTGCTTTAAAACTACCAAAATGGAAAGAGACTATGATGGTTGAATATCAAGCTTTCTTGCATCACAAGACATGGGCCTTACTGAAACTTTCCACGAATGAAAAAGTCATCAGCTGCAAAATGGATTTTACTCTAAAAAAGAATGCTCAAGGAAAAGTTGCAAGTCAAAAAGTCAAGCTTTCTAGAGGTTATACTCAAATGGCTGGGGTAGACTTTGATCAAGTCTTCTCACCAGTTATAAAACTTGTAACAATTAGGATCATACTAACTAGCTTTGTCTAATGGATGAAAGGTAAAACAGTATGATTTTCACAATGCCTTCTTAAATGGCACTTTATACGAAATAATATACATGATCCAACCACCTATTTTTGTTCATAATAATATACATGGCACCAAGTCAGATCCTTCTCTCTTCACAAGGTTCACTCTAAATTTAgtaatgtatattttaatttatgtagaTGATATGTTAGTAATGAATCTAAGATTTCTACCGTCTTAAATAAATTGCATTCCACCTTTTTTCTTAAATACATAAgagagttaattttttttaggtatTGAAACTATAGTTCACTTTGATTATTTAATCCCATTGaatcaaaataaatacattaaagaACTTCTCACAAGAGCTAGAATGCAAGAAGCAAAACCAGTAATTACTCATATGGTTAGTAAATCTAAATTGACTGCAAATACAGGAACTCCATTTGAAGACCCCTCTCTTTGCAGATCAATCATTGGGGGattgtagtatataataattactaGACCAGACATCTCCTTCTCAGTAAATAAGTTGAGTAAATTCATGACAAATCCAAGTCAAGATCACTGAATAACAACAAAATGAGTTCTTAGATATTTGGCAGATACTTATAATTTAACTCTTTAATTTCATAAGACTAATAAACTTCGTTTAACTTCCTTTTCAGAATCAGATTGGACAACAGATGTAGATGATTGTCGTGCAATCATTGGATATGTGTTTACTATGGATCGAACTTAATTTCATGGAAATGCACAAAGAAATCCGTTGTAACTAGGAGCTCTACAGAGGCTGAATTTAGAATTCTAACAACAGTGTTCTCATAATTATTTGGATTCAAATGTTACTGTCAGAATTTCATCAATCAAGCACCACTTTCCCTATTATTTTTTGTGACAATATGTGTACTATCCTTATAGCTTACAATTTAATTCTTCATGATAGGACCAAACACTTTTGAGctaaacttatttttttaagggATCAAGTAATGCAAGCTATTGTTGCTGTAGCACATGTTCCAGGCACTAAGTAAGTTCCAGATATTCTAACAAAACCATTGATTGCATTTCTGTTTGACAAGTTCAGGGACAAACGCAAGATGTCTATACAACCTCCCTAAATTTGAGGGGGGATCTTAGGCTATATATATAGGGCTGGCAATATATATCCTACCCGTGGATACCTAACCTGAATAGTTCGGGTAGGGTGGTCTACCCGCCCCGTTGCGGGTAGGATAGGGTGTGGTGCGAGTTTGCCTGTGAGTAGGATAGAGGACGGGTTCAGGTATACCCTATCCTACCCTATCCACACccctaatatattatataatatatatgtaaaagttaTGTATGTAGTGAAGAAAGTGAGTGTTGAACTCACAATCTTCTTCttataagaatttaaaataattactaaactaattgatgattatattatttgtaattttatgttgaatttctttaaagattttattgtttttaattttaatttgaacttagttttttattttctattttattaatatgtatgaaatttagaataattaaattttatatttgtttaaaaactttttatttttctgcggGTAAGGTAGGGTTCAGAATTTTAGGGTGCGGATAGGATTAAGGTTGATAAATTCTTAACCCACAAGTAAAGTAgggtaaaattttaaaaaagttttcaatttgcGAATAGGGTTAGGATCCTACCCTACCCATTGCTAGCCCTATATATATAGAAGTATGGTACAACAAGGCAGTTAGAATGCTAACTAACATATCTATATATAGCAGCAACTATAATGTGTAAAACACTCTTATCATTCAATACAGTTTCTCATTGATTCCTAATTCAACtactcttcttcctcattctatttttttctttctttctttattattgAATATCTTATAATAATGATGACAGAGATATTGGTCCAAAgtgatctataatattttttctatttcaaagtatacaataaaaattttactaagagaatataagatataatttatatttatcttttatacataaatatcattatatataattattcataattCCTATAAAAAGGGAGGTAAGTAAAAAAGACAAAGAAGAAAATACAAAAcagtatattaatattattttatcactAAATCTTccaaattagaaataaaattaaacacgtaaaaaatataatttaaatattgaaaagactcaacatatataaagagttatcataaattaatttgtatgagataaaaatgataaaattcacaataaaaatttataaaaacataaataaataggaaaaaaaatagagcacaataacaaataataatattttatagtttataaaaAAGGTAGAAATATTGCATcatagaaggaaaaaaaagtattatcGAATGAAATAACTGTTGGTAAAAGAATGAGATTCTCTTCTAGCATATATGACCTTTTACATGAATAAGTTATGAaatacagaaataggtaaagaaaaaaaaagaaataaaattgtgtttttttaataaattgaagaaatattaatctataatattttttctatttcaaaGTATACAATACAAATTTTACTAAGAGAATAtaagatataatttatatttatcttttatacataaatatcattatatataattattcataattCCTATAAAAAGGGAGGTAAGTAAAAAAGACAAAGAAGAAAATACAAAAcagtatattaatattattttatcactAAATCTCccaaattagaaataaaattaaacacataaaaaatataatttaaatattgaaaagactcaacatatataaagagttatgataaattaatttgtatgagataaaaatgataaaattcacaataaaaatttataaaaacataaataaatagtaacaaaaaaaatagagcaCATTTACAAATATGCCATGCAAAAattataacatttttaaaaactaataatcaaaatacataagatgaaaaaattaatacaaattaaaataaaaattatttatttatttaaatcaaatcaaataattaatataattgattagttATAGTAATAtagtcaaataaaatattaaataatttaatatctatctcaattaaatcaaataaatgaTTAATTATGACACTGTTAAAAACcattaatcaaaatatatatataaaaaaatgaatgtaaattaaaacaaaatcaatttatttaatccagttagatcaaataattaatataatttattagttatagTTAATGTGgtcaaacaaaatattaaatattttatctcaatcaaattaaataaattaaaaaatatcttaaaaaaatataccatATCAGTTATGCTGTTAATTGAAGAAACTCAATTttaatattacaaaataataataataatatagtaatgtTAAAATATTAGCTTTTAATCTTAAGTTTCTCCATTGGCATGCAATAATTATGTGATTCCATTTTTAAAATGGTATTTCTTGTATACGATTTTTTAAGTTATGTTATATTTGTTATAGTTATGtgaaatttcattatttttatttatttatttggtatattttaaattgaagacaacgaatataaatataatgaataaatatattatttatatactatttaTTAAACACATTTTAATAATATCAGTTAATATAATACATtctcatatttttataaaatacattaattatatttatatatataactttattttaatgtattttttatattttaatattgatttgAGTGCGTATGGTTAATTTTATGGTTAATATGTGAGTTGTCACTCGTGTTGATAAAGATCCCGGTATACAAAttgtaaaaaatttgaaaattcaattctttttaGCATATAGTACAACTTATAATTggtaataaataaattctaagaTGATAGACACCAAATGCTGATGTTGACATTAACAATCTTGAGTCGGATCGAGATTACAAGTTACTTAGAATAGTATGATTCTAAATTTGTTATCcatatccttttttttttcgttgagGACTTAAAGATTCCAAATTTTCCATCAAGAATTTTTTGTTGAAGTATATAAACCCTTGTCGTCTAAGGATTTTGGCATAGCAGTTTCATTcgaaatttctttttctttacctattgctttttaataattttctccCGTACATTTTGTCTTTAATTACAACAAAATGGCTACTACCCTAGTTGACCAATCTGCCCTTGGTATGATTAAATTTTCTTCTTAACATagcctttattttattatttctatttggtTTCTATTCATTCAGAAGTAGCATTTGTAACATTGTGACATGTTTTTAGGGTCACAATTTGATGAGAAGAATGTGCACAATCATGTCACTAAGGATACAAACGAGGTTACGTTGAACGGCGTGTCACATAATGGATTTACAGCACCAGAAATTAATTCATTTGGCCACTCTTTTAGGTATCAACTTCATTTTAGATTCTCTCATTTATCTTTAATTATTGATCCACTACACCAAAACTGAAATATTGTGGCAGTTTTGAAATGTTTTCACAGATATCCGTCGCATCAACCctcattaaataaaatttagtgaCGGTTTTAAAAAATTGTCGTAAAAAAACTGCCTCTATATGTAAGATTTGGTGTAATGATCATGAATGAAGGTTTGTGTTTTAGAGCTTATGTTTTATGGGGTTTGACAGGGCTTATGATGCTGAAAGTGAAAGACAAAAAGGTGTAGAAGAATTCTATAGATTGCAGCACATAAACCAAACATATGACTTTGTAagcaaacttttttttattcaaaatcatTTATCTATCTATGCTTTCTAAGCAATGTCATCGGACTCATGAATATATAATGCTATAACAGGTGAAGAAAATGAGGGAGaattatgaaaaattgaatAGAGCAGAAATGAGCATATGGGAATGTTGTGAGCTGCTAAATCAAGTAGTGGACGATAGTGATCCTGATTTGGATGAACCTCAAATTCAACATTTGTTGCAATCTGCTGAAGCCATTAGAAAAGACTATCCTAATGAAGATTGGTTGCATTTGACCGCACTCATTCATGGTATATGCATATTCCTTTAGTATACATAAAGCTTGTCTAAAAGAGAAACTAAAATACTTAATAGATTATAAACCAActtaaattagtaaaatgatCAACTTTTTTGCCTGCCTAAAAATGTAGTAGAAGTTCAAATCCCATcttatatatgtaataatttattagctAGTGACATACTCTTAAATAAAGCTTTAatctataataaattaatcCTTGACCTACTAAATTGTGAAAACTatggaaaataaaacaagaaagactttatcataatcataatattcttattttatttaatatgatGAAACCTAAACGTCTTTTATTTATTGAGAGACACAACATATCTTAGATTATGATGAGGAGTTAACAAATGATTGTATGTGTTGACTTATTTTAGATCTTGGaaagattcttcttcttcctcaattcGGAGAGCTTCCTCAATGGGCGGTTGTTGGTGAGAACTTTCACTCAACCatatttacataattaattttttcattccTATTAATTAGTGTAACTTTAAATTCAACATTCAACTAAACGATTATAACAAATACATATTTGAAGGAGATACATTTCCTGTTGGTTGTGCTTTTGACGAAGCAAACATTCACCACAAGGTAAACAAGTTGTTTATTATACATAACTTTTAATGGTTTGATGAGTTTCTTATCTTAAATTAGCAACTAATTAAAGTTTCTTTCACGTTGTAGTTTTTTAAGGAGAACCTGGATATAAAAAACCCTGCTTATAACACTAAGGATGGAATCTACACCAATGGATGTGGACTTGAAAATGTAATGATGTCATGGGGACATGATGACTATATGTATTTGGTAAGTCTATATTCAGTTCTTTACATAAACACAATGATTTTcaatgattatatatatttattttcaattgaaaaaaatgttagttttattttaaaaattattttttttggaatatttacgatttaagatttatattttaggatctatgatttaggtttagaatttaaaataaataaaataattaaaaaattgaaaaaaattccaAACATTATTATATGtcattttgataataatttaatttgctcttttatgtattatttgaacTTTGGATTTGCTAAATAGCACACTTTTGTATCTTTAGGTTGCTAAGGAAAATGGTTGCACTCTACCTTCNNNNNNNNNNNNNNNNNNNNNNNNNNNNNNNNNNNNNNCAGCAGGATTATTCATCATGAGATATCATTCTTTCTATCGTAAGTTTTTTCATCATGCGCTATATATCCATCTATAAAAATTTATCATAATGATGTATAATCTTGTATTGCAGCTTTACATAAGGAAGGTGCAT comes from the Arachis duranensis cultivar V14167 chromosome 7, aradu.V14167.gnm2.J7QH, whole genome shotgun sequence genome and includes:
- the LOC107459271 gene encoding inositol oxygenase 2-like, producing MATTLVDQSALGSQFDEKNVHNHVTKDTNEVTLNGVSHNGFTAPEINSFGHSFRAYDAESERQKGVEEFYRLQHINQTYDFVKKMRENYEKLNRAEMSIWECCELLNQVVDDSDPDLDEPQIQHLLQSAEAIRKDYPNEDWLHLTALIHDLGKILLLPQFGELPQWAVVGDTFPVGCAFDEANIHHKFFKENLDIKNPAYNTKDGIYTNGCGLENVMMSWGHDDYMYLVAKENGCTLPSXXXXXXXXXXXXXAGLFIMRYHSFYPLHKEGAYSHLMNDEDRKNLKWLHIFNKYDLYSKSKVLVDVEKVKPYYQSLIEKYFPAKLKW